From Zingiber officinale cultivar Zhangliang chromosome 5B, Zo_v1.1, whole genome shotgun sequence, the proteins below share one genomic window:
- the LOC121986260 gene encoding uncharacterized protein LOC121986260 gives MAAGPSDSDWAPVGGERNEPATLDELYNINVVPSELFFKFRKQIESFRVGLNLEFFNFPTNEYQAKLVLKPTTSDRRWKFIYEPLHGDIRLLSKKIPLTKFLTLQVGIGHSFHLNATGWKWKLSTCLGGDGISQIRNKTSIGVCPGVDLRIGWRAEYVLPEIHGAVGTGEPMFNMNYGRLNASIDRFEAIITH, from the exons ATGGCAGCAGGTCCATCCGACTCCGATTGGGCGCCCGTCGGGGGAGAACGTAACGAACCGGCTACTCTGGACGAGCTCTACAACATCAACGTGGTTCCGTCCGAGCTCTTTTTCAAGTTCCGTAAGCAAATTGAGAGCTTCCGCGTCGGTCTCAACCTCGAG TTTTTCAACTTTCCTACCAATGAATATCAGGCAAAGCTAGTTTTAAAACCTACAACATCAGATAGGAGGTGGAAGTTCATTTATGAGCCCCTGCATGGAGATATTCGTCTTCTCTCAAAGAAGATACCTCTTACTAAATTTTTGACTCTCCAG GTAGGAATTGGTCATAGTTTCCACTTGAATGCAACTGGGTGGAAATGGAAGCTATCTACATGCTTGGGTGGAGATGGCATTTCCCAGATCCGGAACAAGACATCGATTGGTGTTTGCCCAGGAGTCGATTTGAGGATTGGTTGGAGGGCAGAATATGTACTTCCTGAGATTCATGG GGCGGTTGGCACTGGGGAACCAATGTTCAATATGAATTATGGTCGCTTGAATGCATCAATCGATAGATTCGAGGCAATAATCACTCATTGA
- the LOC121987919 gene encoding germin-like protein 8-14: MVLDRFLVLPLLLSLLFLSLATGLVQDFCVADLSKEDTPAGYPCKPVSEIGYCDFVFSGLATPGNTSNLIKAAVTPAFVSQFPAVNGLSISAARLDLAVGGVIPLHTHPRGSELLVVIEGNITAGLISSSNDVYVAKLHAGDTMIFPQGLLHFQINSGNSPVVAFVSLSSPDPGIQITALSLFSNNLPSEIVEAVTFLDDAEVKKLKKLLGGSG, encoded by the coding sequence ATGGTTCTTGATAGATTTCTGGTGCTCCCACTTCTCCtctctctcctcttcctctctctagCCACCGGTCTCGTCCAAGACTTCTGTGTTGCGGATCTCTCGAAAGAAGACACCCCCGCCGGCTACCCCTGCAAACCAGTCTCCGAAATTGGCTACTGTGACTTTGTCTTCTCCGGCCTGGCCACCCCCGGCAACACTTCCAACCTCATCAAGGCGGCTGTCACCCCTGCCTTTGTAAGCCAGTTCCCGGCCGTTAATGGTCTCAGCATCTCTGCTGCTCGTCTCGACCTCGCCGTCGGTGGCGTCATCCCCCTCCACACCCACCCCCGCGGCTCTGAGCTTCTTGTCGTCATAGAGGGCAACATTACAGCCGGATTAATCTCCTCCAGCAACGACGTCTATGTCGCCAAGCTCCATGCTGGAGACACCATGATTTTCCCCCAAGGACTGCTGCATTTCCAGATAAACTCAGGCAATAGCCCGGTGGTGGCCTTTGTCAGCTTGAGCAGCCCCGACCCCGGGATCCAGATCACAGCGTTATCGCTGTTCAGCAACAACCTGCCGTCCGAAATTGTGGAAGCCGTCACTTTCCTGGACGACGCAGAGGTGAAGAAGCTTAAGAAACTGCTAGGAGGATCTGGCTAA
- the LOC121986261 gene encoding protein BIG GRAIN 1-like yields the protein MERWERAPSHHHLHRTRSRSPSFSSSLLDVIYRSIDGNDNTDHSKSRGNGKADGSLPRKSAAQLTWHGRDAGAAVSRARSNAGIDHGRHTVNFVVDPSVSNIPRPDSPATEKNNRKKNSRCGSVHRGLRGLSKGRTSSSSAPTSPGARLASFLASLLATARSPKKSKVVPPATSAAGVGEDPARNSSATPKEKKTVRFHPEQESRPRGDKHPQDGSSKAEARMEELLRAAATAAEEEENGRDWEGSESSSDLFELENLTTAYRGGGELPLYETTDLNANRALTFSNPLT from the coding sequence ATGGAGAGATGGGAGAGAGCACCATCGCATCACCACCTCCATCGCACACGATCGAGGAGcccatccttctcctcctccctaCTGGACGTCATCTACCGATCCATCGACGGCAACGACAACACAGATCACAGTAAAAGCAGGGGAAATGGCAAAGCAGATGGCTCGTTACCTCGCAAAAGCGCAGCACAGCTGACGTGGCATGGCCGGGACGCCGGCGCGGCGGTTTCTCGAGCGCGCAGCAATGCAGGCATCGACCATGGCCGCCACACCGTCAATTTCGTGGTCGATCCTTCGGTTTCCAACATTCCGCGGCCGGACTCACCAGCGacggagaagaataatagaaagaAGAACTCGCGGTGCGGATCCGTCCACAGAGGGCTCCGAGGCCTTAGTAAGGGGAGGACGTCGTCGTCCTCCGCCCCGACTTCGCCGGGGGCGCGGCTGGCGAGCTTTCTCGCCTCGCTCCTCGCCACCGCGAGGAGCCCCAAGAAGTCCAAGGTCGTTCCCCCCGCCACCTCTGCAGCCGGGGTCGGTGAGGATCCGGCAAGGAACTCGTCGGCGACCCCAAAGGAGAAAAAGACGGTGCGTTTCCACCCGGAGCAGGAGTCGCGGCCGCGCGGCGACAAACACCCACAGGACGGCTCTAGCAAAGCGGAGGCGAGAATGGAGGAGTTACTTAGGGCGGCCGCGACGGcagcggaggaggaggagaacgGAAGAGACTGGGAAGGAAGCGAATCGAGTTCGGATCTGTTCGAGCTGGAGAATTTGACGACGGCCTATAGAGGAGGAGGCGAGCTGCCGTTGTACGAGACGACCGACTTGAATGCAAATCGTGCCCTAACGTTCAGCAACCCGTTGACCTAA